The Phycisphaeraceae bacterium genome has a segment encoding these proteins:
- a CDS encoding Gfo/Idh/MocA family oxidoreductase, whose protein sequence is MIEHTATHHATHHATHHATHHAPDQASNQAQSARDAACSRRDFVKTSAALSAAAALAPGALAFATRRNASEVLRIGVIGCGGRGTGAAVDALDAHPATRIVALADLYLDRVNSSLENLLGVERAKARIDVPEAHRFHGFDACRRLLALKDVDYVILATPPGFRPSHFEAAINAGKHVFMEKPVAVDPAGVRRVLAASDEADRKGLCVVAGTQRRHHALYQDIIQRVHDGQIGEVLSANCYWNQGGLWVHNRRPEYTDMEWQTRNWLYFTWLSGDHICEQHVHNLDVINWAMQATPVKCIGMGGRQVRTGPEYGNIFDHFAVEYEYANGVRMVSMSRQIDGCDNRVEEFLRGTKGSAHTNHGSARLEGPGLAWRYSGKAENPYVVEHRDLIDAITSSTRVNEARTVAESTLTAIMGRMSAYSGQAITWEAALKSPLDLTPLALDFGQLPVEAVAVPGKTRYV, encoded by the coding sequence ATGATCGAGCACACTGCCACCCACCACGCCACCCACCACGCCACCCACCACGCCACCCATCACGCCCCCGATCAAGCCTCCAATCAAGCCCAGTCTGCTCGCGATGCCGCCTGCTCGCGTCGCGATTTCGTCAAGACCTCGGCCGCCCTTTCGGCCGCTGCGGCGCTGGCACCCGGAGCCCTCGCCTTCGCCACCCGGCGCAACGCGAGCGAGGTTCTTCGCATCGGCGTCATCGGCTGCGGCGGACGCGGCACCGGCGCTGCGGTTGATGCGCTTGATGCGCACCCCGCCACACGCATCGTCGCGCTGGCCGATCTCTATCTTGACCGCGTCAACTCGAGCCTCGAAAACCTGCTCGGCGTGGAACGCGCCAAAGCCCGCATCGATGTGCCCGAAGCGCACCGCTTTCATGGCTTTGATGCCTGCCGCAGGCTTCTGGCGCTCAAGGATGTCGATTATGTGATCCTCGCCACGCCGCCGGGCTTTCGTCCGTCGCACTTTGAAGCCGCGATCAACGCCGGCAAGCATGTCTTCATGGAGAAGCCCGTTGCGGTCGATCCCGCGGGCGTTCGCCGCGTGCTGGCTGCGAGCGACGAGGCCGATCGCAAGGGCCTGTGTGTCGTCGCGGGCACGCAGCGACGGCATCACGCGCTGTATCAGGACATCATTCAGCGCGTGCACGACGGACAGATCGGCGAGGTGCTCAGCGCCAATTGTTACTGGAATCAGGGCGGGCTGTGGGTCCACAACCGCCGCCCGGAATACACCGACATGGAATGGCAGACACGCAACTGGCTCTACTTCACGTGGCTCAGCGGCGACCACATCTGCGAACAGCACGTCCACAATCTCGATGTCATCAACTGGGCCATGCAGGCAACGCCCGTCAAGTGCATCGGCATGGGAGGCCGCCAGGTGCGCACGGGGCCTGAATACGGCAACATCTTCGATCACTTCGCGGTCGAATATGAGTATGCCAACGGCGTCAGGATGGTCAGCATGTCGCGGCAGATCGACGGCTGCGACAACCGCGTCGAAGAGTTTCTCCGTGGGACCAAGGGCAGCGCCCACACCAACCACGGCTCGGCGCGGCTCGAAGGCCCGGGCCTGGCGTGGCGCTACTCCGGGAAGGCTGAAAATCCGTACGTCGTCGAACACCGCGACCTCATCGACGCCATCACCAGCAGCACTCGCGTCAACGAAGCTCGCACCGTCGCCGAATCGACCCTCACCGCCATCATGGGCCGCATGAGCGCGTACTCGGGTCAGGCCATTACGTGGGAAGCCGCGCTCAAGTCCCCGCTCGATCTCACGCCTCTGGCCCTCGACTTCGGCCAGTTGCCGGTCGAGGCTGTCGCGGTGCCGGGCAAGACCCGGTATGTTTGA
- a CDS encoding RNA-directed DNA polymerase codes for MRQEPPTIRRPLEPRVVTIQQLAALVNLPVNQLDRFVLEAPKLYSSFEVPKPNGKTRTIRPPARPLRDLQRMLLEVLQECVRYPRWLMGGVPKRSIFDHAKPHVGWKMVATFDVKAFFPSTRSAMIRPVLERIGISDAAADAVLRLVIKDDELPQGSPTSGFLANLTLEPADRRIDALCRRHGLNFTRYVDDMAISGNTDLTKFQGAIVEAVKESGYEVAPEKIHYMDRSKTQLITKLRVNDKIRPTREFIAEVKADIWECLNVGAAVVAIERGVQLHRLKSSLTGKVSHIRSADREAGEKLKGMLYGVDWNQQLHTKFDVPSLTA; via the coding sequence ATGCGACAAGAGCCGCCGACGATCCGACGCCCGCTTGAGCCGCGCGTCGTCACCATTCAGCAACTCGCGGCCTTAGTCAATCTCCCTGTAAACCAACTGGACCGCTTTGTACTAGAAGCGCCCAAGCTCTATTCAAGTTTTGAGGTGCCTAAGCCTAACGGCAAGACCCGTACCATCCGACCACCCGCACGACCACTGCGCGACTTGCAACGAATGCTTCTGGAAGTCCTCCAAGAGTGCGTCCGTTATCCGCGTTGGTTGATGGGCGGCGTTCCCAAGCGTTCAATCTTTGATCATGCCAAGCCCCACGTCGGTTGGAAGATGGTGGCGACGTTCGATGTCAAAGCGTTCTTTCCCAGCACCAGGTCTGCGATGATTCGGCCTGTTCTCGAACGGATCGGCATTAGCGATGCGGCTGCGGACGCGGTTCTACGCCTCGTCATCAAAGATGATGAGCTGCCCCAAGGTAGCCCTACCAGTGGCTTCTTGGCCAATCTCACGCTCGAACCAGCTGACCGGCGCATAGACGCGCTCTGCCGCAGGCACGGATTGAACTTTACACGTTACGTTGATGACATGGCAATTTCAGGCAACACGGATTTGACGAAGTTTCAAGGCGCGATTGTTGAAGCGGTGAAAGAGAGCGGCTATGAAGTCGCGCCGGAGAAAATTCACTACATGGACCGAAGCAAAACCCAGTTGATCACCAAACTGCGAGTGAACGACAAGATACGCCCAACGCGAGAGTTCATAGCAGAGGTTAAGGCCGACATTTGGGAATGCTTGAACGTGGGCGCGGCTGTGGTTGCCATCGAGCGCGGCGTGCAGTTGCACAGGCTGAAGAGTAGCTTAACCGGCAAAGTCTCGCACATCCGAAGCGCGGACAGAGAAGCCGGGGAGAAACTAAAGGGCATGTTGTATGGAGTAGATTGGAATCAGCAGTTGCATACAAAGTTTGATGTGCCATCCCTAACCGCATGA